One Aphidius gifuensis isolate YNYX2018 linkage group LG3, ASM1490517v1, whole genome shotgun sequence DNA window includes the following coding sequences:
- the LOC122851016 gene encoding uncharacterized protein LOC122851016 produces the protein MKLPITSLVIIAVGFGLFGWINATPLSTVDSVENFSKETSTSSDNFLVYVNSSGLFTLPFSKKNKNLSEIEITDSSSFSGTFDSKNSHNKEFTISCANNNIYILKKSKEDERKVLDIINYNDNNEFKRINQVSDMFNNATSIASDRKTGNIYWIECNNKKQYSIKVTNESFKESKYIINPRKEIAMSVIHIYPKRDEIFFAHTELWYYSNYSTSFNHRPQGLFDGLRDEIFVDFAIDYVLDKLCWIALNYENSELNCVDISTSSRPINSQDVVFIKEIPNFATNLAVFNNTFYWIAYERNEGVLYFYNGQDEPVKVVGSNQNDRLSFLSSDCSH, from the exons atgaaattac caATTACATCACTCGTTATTATTGCTGTCGGTTTTGGACTTTTTGGCTGGATCAATGCAACACCCTTGAGTACTGTTGATTCAgtggaaaatttttcaaag gaaACATCGACATcatcagataattttttagtatacGTAAATTCAAGTGGATTATTTACACTTccattttctaaaaaaaataaaaatttatcagaaaTTGAAATAACTGACTCTTCAAGCTTTTCTGGTACATTTGATAGTAAAAATTCCCACAATAAAGAATTTACTATTAGTtgtgcaaataataatatttatattttaaaaaaatcaaaagaagaTGAAAGAAAAGTTCTcgatataataaattacaatgataataatgaatttaaaagaattaatcaAGTCTCTGATATGTTTAATAATGCAACATCAATAGCATCAGATAGGAAAACAGGAAATATTTATTGGATTGaatgtaacaataaaaaacaatattcaattaaagttacaaatgaatcatttaaagaatcaaaatatattattaatccaCGTAAAGAAATTGCTATGAGTGTAATACATATTTATCCAAAACGAga cgaaatattttttgcacatACTGAATTAtggtattattcaaattattcaacatcaTTTAATCATCGTCCACAAGGTCTTTTTGATGGATTAAGAGAcgaaatttttgttgattttgcaATTGATTAtgtacttgataaattatgcTGGATTGCtttgaattatgaaaattcTGAATTGA ATTGTGTTGACATCAGTACTTCTTCACGACCAATAAATTCACAAGACGTTGTTTTTATCAAGGAGATTCCAAATTTTGCTACTAATTTAGcagtatttaataatacattttactGGATTGCATATGAGAGAAATGA gggagtattgtatttttacaaTGGCCAAGATGAACCTGTTAAAGTAGTTGGTTCAAATCAAAATGATAGATTATCATTTCTTTCTTCAGATTGTTCACATTAA
- the LOC122852602 gene encoding COP9 signalosome complex subunit 1-like — MFSFVQQNAIEPMQVDIPNEDNDNNDEEPYVVENPTMDLEVYANSYNGLAKLYRLSYIADHCPSLRVETLKMAINHVMTTYNVSLYQLLHKKLLQAINTPGLPDIAAQSTAQDIPTLNQAWVESKSKKAALKLEKLDTDLKNYRSNSIKESIRRGHDDLGDHYLDCGDLSNALKCYSRARDYCTSGKHVVNMCLNVIKVSVYLQNWTHVLTYVAKAENAPEFTTETNGNGKDNNNQVVLTKLKVSAGLASLAMRKYKMAAKHFLQASLDHCDFPELLSTGNVALYGGLCALATFDRPELQKQVIFSSSFKLFLELEPQLRDIIFKFYESKYASCLKLLDEIKDNILLDMYIAPHVNVLYTQIRNRALIQYFGPYLSADMRKMAVAFNRSVPALEDELMQLILDGQIQARIDSHNKILYAKDVDQRSTTFEKSINIGKDYQRRTRMLLLRSAIYKHQIQVKVDDSAGAVDGLLELVNEKSFKKKGFLLQSQQRDTQLIEMSVAPGNSSTTPRS; from the exons atgttttcatTTGTACAACAAAATGCAATTGAGCCAATGCAAGTTGATATACCAAATGAAGATAACGACAACAATGATGAAGAGCCATATGTCGTTGAAAATCCAACAATg gATCTTGAAGTTTATGCAAATAGTTATAATGGTTTAGCAAAATTGTATCGTTTGAGTTACATTGCTGATCATTGTCCAAGTTTACGTGTTGAAACACTTAAAATGGCAATAAATCATGTAATGACAACATACAATGTATCATTGTATCAGTTacttcataaaaaattattacaagcaATAAATACACCAGGATTACCTGATATTGCTGCACAATCAACAGCTCAAGATATACCAACATTAAATCAAGCATGGGTTGAATCAAAATCTAAAAAAGCAGcattaaaacttgaaaaacttgatactgatttaaaaaattatcgtaGTAATTCAATAAAAGAAAGTATAAGACGTGGTCATGATGATCTCGGTGATCATTATTTAGATTGTGGTGATCTTAGTAATGCATTAAAATGTTATTCAAGAGCAAGAGATTATTGTACAAGTGGTAAACATGTTGTTAATATGTGTTTAAATGTCATTAAAGTATcagtatatttacaaaattggaCTCATGTATTAACATATGTTGCTAAAGCTGAAAATGCACCAGAATTTACTACTGAAACAAATGGTAATggtaaagataataataatcaagttgtattaacaaaattaaaagtatcagCTGGTCTTGCATCACTTGCtatgagaaaatataaaatggcTGCAAAACATTTTCTTCAAGCATCACTTGATCATTGTGATTTTCcagaattattatcaactggTAATGTTGCATTATATGGTGGTTTATGTGCATTAGCAACATTTGATAGACCTGAATTACAAAAACAAGTTATATTTAGtagttcatttaaattatttcttgaacTTGAACCACAATTAcgtgatattatatttaaattttatgaatcaaAATATGCatcatgtttaaaattattggatGAAATCaaagataatatattattagatATGTATATTGCACCACATGTTAATGtattatatacacaaataCGTAATAGAGCACTTATACAATATTTTGGTCCATATTTAAGTGCTGATATGAGAAAAATGGCTGTTGCATTTAATCGTAGTGTACCAGCACTTGAAGATGAACTTATGCAACTTATTCTTGATGGACAAATACAAGCAAGAATTGATTCTCACAACAag atattGTATGCAAAAGATGTTGATCAACGTAGTAcaacatttgaaaaatcaataaacattGGTAAAGATTATCAAAGACGTACAAGAATGTTATTATTACGTTCAGCAATATATAAACATCAAATACAAGTCAAAGTTGATGATTCAGCTGGTGCTGTTGATGGTCTTCTTGAATTagttaatgaaaaatcatttaaaaaaaaaggatttctTTTACAGTCCCAACAACGTGATACACAATTAATTGAAATGTCTGTTGCACCTGGTAATAGCAGCACAACACCAAGaagttaa
- the LOC122852615 gene encoding uncharacterized protein LOC122852615, producing MRILMIILLFCYYEAFVKVCAEESETINPFGNFILKKTENLSEFAEKVFRPEAKEVIKLMKPGISFLNFQADQDVMTLTYSVGDKNITNSFQLDKKFQEETYFSPAETIVHKDNEGHYTWESTLSTGRLLTREEVFTNEGVTVIQTSPIVDFASTLYYERV from the exons atgcGTAtcttaatgataatattactgTTTTGTTATTATGAG gcTTTTGTCAAGGTCTGTGCTGAAGAGTCAGAAACGATTAATCCAtttggtaattttatattaaaaaaaacggaAAATTTGTCAGAATTTGCAGAAAAAGTATTTAGACCAGAGGCAAAGGAAGTTATCAAGCTTATGAAGCCAGgcatatcatttttaaattttcaagctgaTCAAGATGTTATGACTTTGACATACTCTGttggtgataaaaatattacaaatagttttcaacttgataaaaaatttcaagaagaAACCTATTTTTCACCTGCCGAG aCTATTGTACACAAAGATAATGAAGGTCATTATACATGGGAGTCCACATTATCAACTGGTCGTTTATTGACTCGAGAAGAAGTTTTCACAAATGAAGGAGTTACAGTT atTCAGACTTCACCGATTGTTGACTTTGCTTCTACACTTTATTATGAACGTGTctga
- the LOC122852614 gene encoding uncharacterized protein LOC122852614 has translation MRVLVVIMMFCAYEAFVQAHHCGKPTETETRYTLKEAKSFETFVEKVFGSTSAEVAKQNLTELTIRYDGEYYYLKYILGDHEVANKFRPNEPFDEKTWFGTISTTVNVIEVRHLQFLSTLSNGKQFTRNYDFDTTKLKMTGNSTSDVDCTFEIILERTKHE, from the exons atgCGTGTTTTGGTAGTGATTATGATGTTCTGCGCTTATGAG gcTTTTGTACAAGCACATCATTGCGGTAAACCAACTGAAACAGAGACTCGTTACACTTTGAAAGAGGCTAAATCGTTCGAAACATTTGTAGAAAAAGTTTTCGGATCAACTTCAGCTGAAGTTGCCAAGCAAAATTTAACTGAGTTAACTATTCGTTATGATGGagagtattattatttgaaatacatTCTTGGTGATCATGAAGTCGCCAATAAATTCCGTCCCAATGAACCATTCGATGAAAAAACATGGTTTGGAACAATCTCGACTACTGTCAATGTAATTGAAGTCAgacatttacaatttttatcaacattgtCAAATGGTAAACAATTCACCCGTAACTATGATTTTgatacaacaaaattaaagaTG ACAGGTAATTCAACATCTGATGTTGATTGTACTTTTGAAATTATTCTTGAACGTACTAaacatgaataa
- the LOC122852598 gene encoding ATP-dependent RNA helicase dbp2-like, with the protein MGRYRSRSRDRDRRRRSRTRSRSRSPMRDRRSWATGSLRDRVSRGGRHQPGASLRKPRWDLGRLESFKKDFYVPSDTVINRDPRIIEQYRSDKEITLRGKNMPNPVFTFEEAGFPDYVMKEVKRQGFKEPTSIQAQGWPIALSGRDMVGIASTGSGKTLSYVLPAIVHINNQPKLLRKDGPIALILAPTRELAQQIQQVADDFGHTSGIRNTCLYGGASKINQARDLDGGVEIIIATPGRLLDFLESNRTNLKRCTYLVLDEADRMLDMGFEPQIRKVIEQIRPDRQVLMWSATWPKEVQALAEDFLKDYAQINVGSLQLSANHNILQIIDVCQDYEKENKLSTLLKEIMAENENKTIVFIETKRRVEEITRKMKRDGWPAVCIHGDKTQQERDWVLQDFRSSKAPILVATDVAARGLDVEDVKFVINFDYPSCSEDYVHRIGRTGRRNCTGTAYTFFTPQNSNKANDLIQVLTEANQVIHPKLRELADNRSNCGNGGFGRHRGVRNKWRGRGGGGGGGGRGGGGYPGGRDRSFSRSRSRSRSRSRSYSRDRNGRGRMRSYSRSYSRSRSPPPMHRGKLSPSPGPVIGKSYWSSER; encoded by the exons atgggTAGATATCGCAG tcGTAGTAGAGATCGTGATCGTAGGAGAAGATCAAGAACAAGATCAAGAAGTAGATCACCAATGCGTGATAGACGTAGTTGGGCAACTGGTAGTTTACGAGATCGTGTTAGTCGTGGTGGTAGACATCAACCAGGTGCAAGTTTACGTAAACCAAGATGGGATCTTGGTCGTTtagaatcatttaaaaaagatttttatgtACCAAGTGATACAGTTATCAATAGAGATCCAAGAATTATTGAACAATATAGAAGTGATAAAGAAATCACATTGAGAGGTAAAAATATGCCAAATCCAGTATTTACATTTGAAGAAGCTGGATTTCCTGATTATGTCATGAAAGAAGTCAa aCGACAAGGTTTTAAAGAACCAACATCAATACAAGCACAAGGATGGCCAATAGCATTGAGTGGACGTGATATGGTAGGAATAGCATCAACTGGATCAGGAAAAACATTGTCATATGTATTACCAGCAATTGtacatattaataatcaaccaAAGTTATTAAGAAAAGATGGTCCAATTGCATTGATATTAGCACCAACAAGAGAACTTGcacaacaaatacaacaagTTGCTGATGATTTTGGACATACATCTGGAATTAGAAATACATGTTTATATGGTGGtgcatcaaaaataaatcaagcaAGAGATCTTGATGGTggtgttgaaataattatagcAACACCTGGTagattacttgattttttagaATCAAATagaacaaatttaaaaagatgTACGTATTTAGTACTTGATGAAGCTGATCGTATGTTAGATATGGGTTTTGAGCCACAAATAAGAAAAGTTATTGAACAAATTAGACCAGATAGACAAGTACTTATGTGGTCAGCAACATGGCCAAAAGAAGTACAAGCACTTGctgaagattttttaaaagactATGCACAAATTAATGTTGGATCATTACAGCTATCAGCAAATCATAATATCCTACAAATTATTGATGTTTGTCAAgattatgaaaaagaaaataa attgaGTACATTGTTGAAAGAAATTATGgctgaaaatgaaaataaaacaattgtttttattgaaacaaaaCGTAGAGTTGaagaaataacaagaaaaatgaAACGTGATGGATGGCCAGCTGTTTGTATTCATGGTGACAAAACCCAACAAGAACGTGATTGGGTTTTACaag aTTTCAGATCAAGCAAAGCTCCAATTTTAGTTGCAACAGATGTTGCAGCACGTGGTCTAG ACGTTGAAGATGTCAAGTTTGTTATTAACTTTGACTATCCATCATGTTCAGAAGACTATGTACATCGTATTGGTAGAACTGGTAGAAGAAATTGTACTGGAACagcatatacattttttacacCACAAAATTCAAATAAGGCTAATGATTTAATACAAGTATTGACTGAGGCTAATCAAGTTATTCATCCAAAATTACGAGAACTTGCTGATAATAGAAGCAATTGTGGTAATGGTGGATTTGGAAGACATCgag gtGTAAGAAATAAATGGCGTGGACgaggtggaggtggtggtggtggtggtcgTGGTGGAGGTGGTTATCCTGGTGGACGTGATAGAAGTTTTTCTAGAAGTCGAAGCCGTAGTCGAAGCAGAAGTCGTAGTTACAGTCGTGATAGAAATGGTCGTGGACGTATGAGAAGTTATTCACGTAGTTACTCAAGAAGTCGCAGTCCACCACCAATGCATCGTGGAAAATTATCACCAAGTCCTGGTCCAg ttattggAAAAAGTTATTGGAGCAGTGAAAGatga
- the LOC122852593 gene encoding DEAD-box ATP-dependent RNA helicase 20-like produces the protein MYTNGYGNPQTSPRQNSNYGNRNNMMGGTYWNSQQQQQLANNYKANKNNPNQLKKCPGDLLKKPSWDMTALPAIAKNLYVPHPNVSARNANDVAQYLAGKEITVKGNNLPFPIQTFEESNFPDYVMAEICKQGFQEPTAIQAQGWPIALSGRDMVGIAQTGSGKTLAYILPATVHINNQPRLARGEGPIVLVLAPTRELAQQIQSVARDFGSSSCIRNTCIFGGSPKGPQARDLDRGVEICIATPGRLIDFLEKGTTNLRRCTYLVLDEADRMLDMGFEPQIRKIIEQIRPDRQVLMWSATWPKEVQALAEDFLTDYIQINIGSLTLAANHNIRQIIEVCQEHEKEGKLSVLLRELRCERGNKTIVFVETKKKVDDITKAIQREGWSALAIHGDKSQQERDNVLSEFRNGKTTILVATDVAARGLDVEDVKYVINYDYPNSSEDYIHRIGRTGRCQAAGTAYAYFTLNNARQAKELMSVLEEAGQVVNPQLIELANSQRGQFGKGRQRWNTVRPGSKDNSMSSSPRNNASPTGANTWQNNQQYQQQNYHQNQMSERQPMQRQQQNNYMMNGQLQRSYNYQNGYQQQQQQVQAAQQQQRPTNGAYQQNNYHQSANGNPNYQASQGGPRYQSRPTGGYQGRNMNQAPRQQQNGGYLTAAVAAATQNPQGLYSLPPPFIMPSAQHTKSGPPSLINSTVSETAYNQRALGPQQLPTCAYQTGYTNYQAVAPYAYQYPPTPVQQ, from the exons ATGTACACCAACGGTTATGGAAATCCACAAACCTC ACCTAGGCAAAACAGTAATTATGGCAACAGGAATAATATGATGGGTGGTACTTATTGGAATagccaacaacaacaacaattggctaataattataaagccaataaaaataatccaaatcaattaaaaaaatgtcctggtgatttattaaaaaaaccatcatGGGATATGACAGCATTACCAGCAattgctaaaaatttatatgtaccACATCCAAATGTTAGTGCACGTAATGCAAATGACGTAGCACAATATCTTGCTGGAAAAGAAATAACAGTTAAAGgaaataatttaccatttcCAATTCAAACATTTGAAGAAAGTAATTTTCCTGATTATGTTATGGCTGAAATATGTAAACAAGGCTTTCAAGAACCAACAGCAATTCAAGCACAAGGATGGCCAATTGCATTAAGTGGACGTGATATGGTTGGTATTGCACAAACTGGATCTGGAAAAACACTTGCT tatatattaCCAGCAACAGTgcatattaataatcaaccaCGTCTTGCTCGTGGTGAAGGACCAATTGTTCTTGTATTAGCACCAACACGTGAATTAGCACAACAAATACAATCAGTTGCACGTGATTTTGGTTCATCATCATGTATACgtaatacatgtatatttggTGGTTCACCAAAAGGACCACAAGCACGTGATCTTGATCGTGGTGTTGAAATATGTATTGCAACACCTGGTAGACTTATTGATTTTCTTGAAAAAGGTACAACAAATTTACGTAGATGTACATATTTAGTACTTGATGAAGCTGATCGTATGTTAGATATGGGTTTTGAGCCACAAATTAGAAAAATCATTGAACAAATTAGACCAGATAGACAAGTACTTATGTGGTCAGCAACATGGCCAAAAGAAGTACAAGCACTTGCTGAAGATTTTTTAACTgattatatacaaattaatattggcTCATTAACACTTGCTGCAAATCATAATATACGTCAAATAATTGAAGTATGTCAAGAGCATGAAAAAGAAGGTAAATTATCTGTATTATTACGTGAATTACGTTGTGAAAGAggtaataaaacaattgtatttgttgaaactaaaaaaaaagttgatgataTTACAAAAGCAATACAACGTGAAGGTTGGTCTGCATTAGCAATACATGGTGATAAATCACAACAAGAACGTGATAATGTATTATCAGAATTTAGAAATggtaaaacaacaattttagtTGCAACAGATGTTGCTGCACGTGGTCTTGATGTTGAAGATGTTAaatatgttattaattatgattatcCAAATAGTTCAGAAGATTATATACATAGAATTGGTAGAACTGGACGTTGTCAAGCAGCTGGTACAGCATATGCATATTTTACACTTAATAATGCACGTCaagctaaagaattaatgtcTGTACTTGAAGAAGCTGGACAAGTTGTTAATCCACAATTAATTGAATTGGCTAATTCACAACGTGGACAATTTGGTAAAGGACGTCAAAGATGGAATACAGTTAGACCAGGTAGTAAAGATAATTCAATGAGTTCAAGTCCACGTAATAATGCAAGTCCAACTGGTGCAAATACATGgcaaaataatcaacaatatcaacaacaaaattatcatcaaaatcaaaTGTCAGAACGTCAACCAATGCAaagacaacaacaaaataattatatgatgaATGGACAATTACAACgttcatataattatcaaaatggttatcaacaacaacaacaacaagtacaagcagcacaacaacaacaacgtccAACAAATGGTgcttatcaacaaaataattatcatcaatcagCAAATGGTAATCCAAATTATCAAGCATCACAAGGAGGACCAAGATATCAATCACGTCCAACTGGTGGTTATCAAGGACGTAATATGAATCAAGCACCAAGACAACAACAAAATGGTGGTTATTTAACagctgctgttgctgctgctaCACAAAATCCACAAGGATTATATTCATTACCACCACCATTTATAATGCCATCAGCACAACATACTAAATCTGGTCCACCAAGTCTTATTAATAGTACTGTTAGTGAAACAGCTTACAATCAAAGAGCACTTGGACCACAACAGCTACCAACTTGTGCATATCAAACTGGATATACTAATTATCAAGCTGTTGCACCATATGCATACCAATATCCACCAACGCCagttcaacaataa